A part of Actinomycetota bacterium genomic DNA contains:
- a CDS encoding acetyl-CoA C-acetyltransferase, with product MKETVIVSSARTPFGRLAGALKDFTAQELGGIAIREALRRSGVDPASVDCVIVGQVLTGGQGQITARQAAVKGGIPKEVWCINVNKVCISSMSALEMADQMIKLGEAEIVVVGGQESMTNAPYYVPKARLGYRMGNGTLVDGMIHDGLWDAFENMHMGMGADLWARKYGITREQMDLVGARSHQRAAAAMEKGLLAEEIVPVEIPQKKGEPVIFDRDEGVRPDTTVEKLAALKPAFDKEGSITAGNASQINDGACAAVVMSADKAQELGLEPLCTIVSYGWSAGEFADLHPQPALGILNALKKAGLEVKDMKLVEINEAFASVVWRSTELLGLDPAEMENVNVNGGAIAFGHPIGVSGIRIVTTLAYELRRRGGGYGAAGICGGGGQGDGMVIRVD from the coding sequence ATGAAGGAGACGGTCATCGTAAGCTCGGCGCGGACACCTTTCGGCAGGCTGGCAGGGGCCCTCAAGGACTTCACCGCCCAGGAACTGGGAGGGATTGCCATCCGGGAGGCTCTGCGGAGGAGCGGGGTCGACCCGGCGTCCGTGGACTGCGTAATCGTGGGACAGGTTCTCACCGGCGGACAAGGGCAGATAACCGCCCGCCAGGCGGCGGTGAAGGGCGGCATCCCCAAGGAGGTCTGGTGCATCAACGTGAACAAGGTGTGCATCTCCTCCATGTCCGCCCTGGAGATGGCCGACCAGATGATCAAGCTGGGGGAGGCGGAGATCGTCGTCGTGGGGGGCCAGGAGTCCATGACCAACGCTCCCTACTACGTGCCCAAGGCGCGCCTCGGCTACCGCATGGGCAACGGTACGCTGGTGGACGGCATGATCCACGACGGGCTGTGGGACGCCTTCGAGAATATGCACATGGGCATGGGCGCCGACCTCTGGGCTCGTAAGTACGGCATCACTCGGGAGCAGATGGATCTGGTGGGGGCCCGTTCCCACCAGAGAGCCGCTGCGGCTATGGAGAAGGGCCTGCTGGCGGAGGAGATAGTCCCCGTGGAGATCCCTCAGAAGAAGGGGGAACCCGTCATCTTCGACAGGGACGAGGGTGTACGCCCGGATACCACGGTGGAGAAGCTGGCCGCTCTCAAGCCGGCCTTCGACAAGGAAGGGTCCATTACCGCCGGCAACGCTTCCCAGATCAACGACGGGGCTTGCGCCGCGGTGGTCATGAGCGCGGACAAGGCCCAGGAGCTGGGACTAGAGCCCCTGTGCACCATCGTCAGCTACGGCTGGAGCGCGGGTGAGTTTGCCGACCTCCATCCCCAGCCAGCCCTGGGCATCCTGAACGCCCTGAAGAAGGCCGGCCTGGAGGTCAAGGACATGAAGCTGGTGGAGATAAACGAGGCCTTCGCCAGCGTGGTTTGGCGGTCCACGGAGCTCCTGGGCCTCGATCCCGCGGAGATGGAGAATGTCAACGTCAACGGCGGGGCTATCGCCTTCGGGCATCCCATCGGGGTGAGCGGCATCCGCATCGTCACCACCCTGGCCTACGAGCTGCGCCGGCGCGGAGGCGGCTACGGGGCCGCCGGGATATGCGGGGGCGGCGGCCAGGGAGACGGCATGGTCATCCGGGTGGATTGA
- a CDS encoding acyl-CoA dehydrogenase, which yields MYELTEEQKMLQQTVRQLAKEKVEPRAAEIDAKGEYPWDMFELLRDNDLLALCFPEEYDGAGADLLSVCIAIEELARVCVNTSLILGVNKLGSTPILLAGNDDQLRKYIPPLARGEKQCAFGLTEPGAGSDAAAMSTRAVRKGDVYVINGQKCFITNGGIADTYSIFAKTDESAGVKGISAFIVEKDFPGFEVGKIEHKMGIRGSQTTELIFTDMEVPAENLLGKEGEGFKIAMMTLDRTRPTIGAQAVGLAQGALDHAVAYAKERVQFGAPIARLQGIQFMLADMAMQIEAARQLVYYSASLVERAGREASAVSAMAKCFASDVAMKVTVDAVQVLGGYGYMVEYPLERMMRDAKITQIYEGTNQIQRVVIARHLLG from the coding sequence ATGTACGAGCTGACCGAAGAGCAGAAGATGTTGCAGCAGACGGTCCGCCAGCTGGCCAAGGAGAAGGTGGAACCGCGGGCGGCGGAGATCGACGCCAAGGGCGAGTATCCCTGGGACATGTTCGAGCTCCTGCGGGACAACGACCTCCTGGCCCTGTGTTTCCCCGAGGAGTACGACGGGGCGGGAGCGGACCTCCTCAGCGTGTGCATCGCCATCGAGGAGCTGGCCCGGGTGTGCGTGAACACCAGCCTCATCCTGGGGGTGAACAAGCTGGGTTCCACCCCCATCCTGCTGGCCGGGAACGATGACCAGCTCCGCAAGTACATCCCACCCCTGGCGCGAGGGGAGAAGCAGTGCGCCTTCGGGCTCACCGAGCCGGGGGCCGGGTCGGACGCCGCGGCCATGAGCACCAGGGCGGTGCGCAAGGGCGACGTTTACGTGATCAACGGCCAGAAGTGCTTCATCACCAACGGGGGCATCGCCGATACCTACTCCATCTTCGCCAAGACGGACGAGAGCGCGGGGGTCAAGGGAATCTCCGCCTTCATCGTGGAGAAGGACTTCCCCGGCTTCGAAGTGGGGAAGATCGAGCACAAGATGGGCATCCGCGGTTCCCAGACCACCGAGCTCATCTTCACGGACATGGAGGTCCCGGCGGAGAACCTCCTGGGCAAGGAGGGCGAGGGCTTCAAGATCGCCATGATGACCCTGGACCGCACGCGTCCCACCATCGGGGCCCAGGCGGTGGGCCTGGCCCAGGGAGCCCTGGACCACGCCGTGGCCTATGCCAAGGAGAGGGTGCAGTTCGGCGCTCCCATCGCCCGGCTGCAGGGCATACAGTTCATGTTGGCGGACATGGCCATGCAGATCGAGGCCGCCCGCCAGCTGGTGTATTACTCCGCTTCCCTGGTGGAGAGGGCGGGACGCGAGGCCTCCGCGGTCTCCGCCATGGCCAAGTGCTTCGCCAGCGACGTGGCCATGAAGGTCACCGTGGACGCGGTGCAGGTGCTGGGCGGCTACGGGTACATGGTGGAGTACCCCCTGGAACGCATGATGCGCGACGCCAAGATCACCCAGATCTATGAGGGGACCAACCAGATCCAGCGCGTGGTCATCGCCCGCCACCTCCTCGGCTGA
- a CDS encoding TetR/AcrR family transcriptional regulator, with amino-acid sequence MARRVNPVKEKREKQIKEAALALFSQKGFHNTTVTEISEAAGLGKGTIYWYWKSKEELAFSLVEDMLSAFHSLLEEAVDWEGGFREKFDRLMEEVTRLYYLEKEHCRLLWKFRADRHYIFDQEYVRKVTSYYLGMRKAIAALARQGMEEGVLRRMDPEKLALAMLGTAEGLELEWLENEENFDIGEGLRLVFGALLNGLKPPTPR; translated from the coding sequence TTGGCCAGAAGGGTTAACCCGGTCAAGGAAAAGCGTGAAAAGCAGATAAAGGAAGCCGCCCTGGCCCTCTTTTCTCAGAAGGGTTTCCACAACACCACGGTGACGGAGATCTCCGAGGCAGCCGGATTAGGAAAGGGCACCATCTACTGGTACTGGAAGTCCAAGGAGGAACTGGCCTTTTCACTGGTGGAGGACATGCTCTCTGCCTTCCACTCCCTGCTCGAGGAAGCCGTGGATTGGGAGGGCGGTTTCCGGGAGAAGTTCGACCGCCTAATGGAAGAGGTTACCAGGCTCTATTACCTGGAGAAGGAGCACTGCCGGCTGCTCTGGAAGTTCCGGGCCGATCGCCATTACATCTTCGACCAGGAGTATGTGCGCAAGGTAACCTCCTATTACCTGGGGATGAGGAAGGCCATCGCCGCCCTAGCGCGGCAGGGAATGGAGGAGGGAGTCCTAAGGCGCATGGATCCGGAAAAGCTGGCCTTGGCTATGCTGGGAACCGCCGAAGGTCTGGAGCTGGAATGGTTGGAGAACGAGGAAAATTTCGACATCGGAGAAGGGCTGCGACTTGTTTTCGGAGCTCTGCTGAACGGGTTAAAACCTCCCACGCCCCGCTGA
- a CDS encoding saccharopine dehydrogenase NADP-binding domain-containing protein, producing the protein MKVIAIGGAGAMGRLAVKDLAAAEMVTEVTIADYNLEAAQELAAELGSKCKAVKADADDHAGLVDLIRGHDIALGTAGPFYKYEAKMARAAIEAGAHYVSICDDYDAAAEVLELDEAAKKAGVIAVTGVGWTPGITNVLARKAADQLEEVDEIATSWGCHASDTTGKAVTLHYIHAVSGMIPTYINGRITWVPAGSGLERIKFPEPVGEMEVFHAGHPEPITIPRYINARTVTLKGGLVERYLVALANLLVKLRLTDTEKKKDMLGRFFNRALPSLENIGKPPQTGSACRVDVTGKKGGRWVHIVYGAAAHMDALTGLPASVAVQLIGEGKVEGKGVMGPEACLPPDEFIARLKEKGIRFYQDDAMVEPL; encoded by the coding sequence ATGAAGGTCATCGCTATCGGAGGAGCGGGAGCCATGGGCAGGCTGGCGGTGAAGGACTTGGCGGCGGCGGAAATGGTCACTGAGGTGACCATCGCCGATTACAACCTGGAGGCGGCCCAGGAGCTGGCCGCGGAGCTGGGCTCCAAGTGCAAGGCGGTGAAGGCCGACGCCGACGATCACGCCGGATTGGTGGATCTCATCCGGGGCCACGATATCGCCCTGGGCACCGCAGGCCCCTTCTACAAGTACGAGGCCAAGATGGCCCGGGCGGCTATCGAGGCCGGCGCGCATTACGTGAGCATCTGCGACGACTACGATGCCGCCGCCGAGGTCCTGGAGCTGGACGAGGCGGCCAAGAAGGCCGGAGTGATCGCCGTGACCGGGGTGGGCTGGACGCCGGGCATCACCAACGTCCTGGCCCGCAAGGCGGCAGACCAGCTGGAGGAGGTGGACGAGATCGCCACTTCTTGGGGTTGCCATGCCTCGGATACGACGGGAAAGGCGGTAACACTTCATTATATTCATGCTGTGAGTGGGATGATCCCCACTTATATCAACGGTCGCATAACCTGGGTTCCGGCGGGATCGGGACTGGAAAGGATCAAGTTCCCCGAGCCCGTTGGCGAGATGGAGGTCTTTCACGCCGGACATCCTGAGCCCATCACCATTCCCCGCTATATCAACGCCCGCACGGTGACCTTGAAGGGAGGCCTGGTGGAGCGTTACCTGGTCGCCCTAGCCAACCTGTTGGTCAAGCTGAGGCTCACCGACACGGAGAAAAAGAAGGATATGCTGGGTAGATTCTTCAACCGCGCACTTCCTTCACTGGAGAATATTGGTAAACCACCGCAGACCGGCTCGGCCTGTCGCGTGGATGTCACCGGGAAGAAGGGGGGTCGCTGGGTCCACATTGTATACGGCGCCGCCGCCCACATGGACGCCCTCACCGGCCTGCCCGCCTCGGTGGCCGTGCAGCTCATCGGGGAGGGCAAGGTGGAGGGCAAGGGGGTCATGGGACCCGAGGCCTGTCTACCGCCGGACGAGTTCATCGCGCGCCTCAAGGAGAAGGGGATCCGTTTCTACCAGGATGACGCCATGGTCGAGCCCCTGTGA
- a CDS encoding amidohydrolase family protein has protein sequence MPVIDAHAHLELPIPGVTPDPEREKMPRLLIRNYEWLRFHNPLWKGEPPEYARILLALENQLRLSMGCRENLLRYMEKNGIEKSVVHPVAPFVTGDVYLELCRGEPRLIPFASVHPSSEDWEKDLHLQMKGGCRGLKIHPILQRIAPEDPFYFNLLEAFRPYGKPVMAHTGEFDYYVVKDGYSAFGNTLRLEKLIAVFPDIPFILGHMGLYYPEKAIWLAQRYQNVYLETSFQPLKVVREALRVAGHDRVMFGSDWPESDSKYALRIARRAAGKNEILRNKLTGRNIMALLE, from the coding sequence ATGCCGGTCATAGACGCTCATGCCCACCTGGAATTGCCCATCCCCGGGGTCACGCCAGATCCTGAGCGTGAAAAGATGCCTAGGCTCTTAATCAGGAATTACGAGTGGTTGAGATTCCATAATCCCTTATGGAAAGGAGAGCCCCCGGAATACGCTCGTATCCTTTTAGCACTAGAAAACCAGCTCCGCCTGTCCATGGGCTGCCGGGAAAACCTCCTACGCTATATGGAGAAAAATGGTATCGAAAAGAGCGTAGTCCACCCCGTGGCGCCGTTTGTCACCGGAGATGTCTATTTAGAGCTCTGTCGGGGTGAACCCAGGCTCATTCCTTTCGCAAGCGTCCACCCCTCCTCGGAGGACTGGGAGAAAGACCTGCACCTGCAAATGAAAGGAGGATGCCGGGGGCTCAAGATTCACCCCATACTCCAGCGCATTGCTCCCGAAGACCCGTTCTACTTTAATCTCCTGGAAGCCTTCCGTCCTTACGGAAAGCCGGTGATGGCCCATACCGGCGAGTTCGATTATTACGTCGTAAAAGATGGTTATTCTGCCTTTGGAAACACCTTGCGTCTGGAAAAGCTGATCGCCGTTTTTCCTGATATTCCTTTCATCCTCGGTCACATGGGTTTATATTATCCGGAGAAAGCTATCTGGTTGGCGCAACGTTACCAAAACGTCTACCTGGAAACCTCTTTTCAGCCCCTCAAGGTGGTGAGAGAGGCCCTTAGAGTGGCCGGGCACGATAGAGTGATGTTCGGTTCCGACTGGCCGGAAAGCGACTCCAAGTATGCGCTGAGGATTGCGCGCAGAGCGGCAGGGAAGAATGAGATTCTACGGAACAAGTTGACGGGCAGGAACATCATGGCGCTGTTGGAATAG
- a CDS encoding acetate--CoA ligase family protein: MGIIEEALARGQRALSEYQAKKFLAEHGIPVTREELVLGEEEALKAAEMIGYPVVLKACGPDITHKTERNLVQVGLDGPEEVKRAYREIIENLGDDHYDGVLVQEMIKGERELVVGLVRDPQFGPCVMFGLGGIFTEVLKDTSFRVAPIEKYDALQMMEEIKAKAILGPFRGKEPADRDLLARILIAVGDIGLKYEAVREMDMNPVILDGPRPVVVDALVVLGDGSGK; the protein is encoded by the coding sequence ATGGGCATCATAGAGGAGGCGCTGGCCCGGGGGCAGAGGGCCCTTTCCGAATACCAGGCCAAGAAGTTCCTCGCCGAGCACGGCATCCCGGTAACCAGGGAGGAACTGGTCCTGGGCGAGGAGGAAGCCCTGAAGGCCGCGGAGATGATCGGGTATCCCGTGGTGCTCAAGGCCTGCGGCCCCGACATCACCCACAAGACGGAGCGCAACCTGGTGCAAGTGGGGCTGGACGGGCCGGAGGAGGTCAAGAGGGCCTACAGGGAGATCATCGAGAACCTGGGCGACGACCATTACGACGGGGTACTGGTCCAGGAAATGATCAAGGGGGAGAGGGAGCTGGTGGTCGGCCTGGTTCGGGACCCCCAGTTCGGGCCCTGCGTCATGTTCGGCCTAGGGGGCATATTCACCGAGGTGCTCAAGGACACCTCCTTCCGGGTGGCTCCCATCGAGAAATACGACGCCCTCCAGATGATGGAGGAGATAAAGGCCAAGGCCATACTGGGGCCCTTCCGGGGCAAGGAGCCCGCGGACCGCGATCTCCTGGCCAGGATACTGATCGCCGTCGGGGACATCGGGTTGAAGTACGAGGCGGTCAGGGAGATGGACATGAACCCGGTGATCCTGGACGGCCCGCGCCCGGTGGTGGTGGACGCCCTGGTGGTCCTGGGCGACGGATCGGGTAAGTGA
- a CDS encoding MEDS domain-containing protein, which translates to MERMDLIPELRRVSHGRHICHLLSTEEQRLEVACDYIRTGLEQGEKVVYVGNGSRGKEVRELLARSGLDPANAAARGQFLIYDPLRFFIPAGDFFPRAVLAAWNEEAQRALREGWPTLRVLTHMSWALDRPPGWEGLAEYEAEINRLPEGGNCIFLCQYDRRRFPPELQLDLLRTHPQVIIDREMFDNIYYLPPGEFLENMAPSFVLEHHFQHLGERKRSILQMEEARAFSKAVVDTVREPLLVLDVDLRMVAANRSFYRTFRVTPEETEGKPIYELGNRQWDIPALRELLEEIVPRNTSFEDYAVEHDFPRIGRKVMLLNARRLYREDERTQLILLAMEDITERRAAEGELLRRERYFHRLIENAFDAVTVLDAEGRHVYASPSTERVLGWKPEELLGKTVFEFMHREDLPQVTQAFRNGIRHPGQVNRVIHRWRDPEGNWRIVESSGVNLLDDPYVGGVVINCRDVTQQTLTQRRVNRLNRMFLSLGADFLSNMEIIVQACRDILEGEAAAYARREGEKLALLTTFPGEEGFLLLDDLEVFAGHPLLRGEDAGPLIIKGDKEEVVPGRDPLAVAHGYRCFAGLPVIVGDMVKGVLSVYWQRVHELNTEDLETFATLARTLAVEEERLSREEGLKGFIDVASHELRHPVTIIRGYALTLRERLKGRGGGEEMEMLTAIDEGSIRLVRLVENLLDVSRIERGQLELECRETEVLPLLHRAVAEVGIMDRKVTLRAKGELGACRLDPDRFLEVMFILLDNAFKFSPPGSEVVVEAERDREGYLFSVRDRGAGIPEKERARVFDRFYQVEKPRFHSKPGVGMGLYIAREIVERHGGRIWHEPREGGGSVFRFTIPG; encoded by the coding sequence ATGGAAAGGATGGATCTCATTCCCGAACTGAGGAGAGTGTCACACGGCAGGCACATCTGCCACCTCTTATCCACCGAGGAGCAGAGGCTTGAGGTGGCCTGCGATTATATCCGAACCGGGCTGGAGCAGGGGGAGAAGGTGGTATACGTGGGAAATGGATCCCGGGGGAAAGAGGTGCGGGAACTCCTCGCACGTTCCGGCCTGGACCCCGCCAACGCCGCCGCACGCGGACAGTTCCTTATCTATGACCCCCTCCGTTTCTTCATCCCCGCTGGAGATTTCTTCCCCCGTGCCGTCCTCGCCGCCTGGAACGAGGAAGCCCAGCGCGCTTTGCGGGAGGGGTGGCCCACCCTGCGCGTGCTCACCCACATGTCCTGGGCCCTGGACCGGCCCCCGGGATGGGAGGGCCTGGCGGAATACGAGGCGGAGATAAACCGGCTTCCAGAGGGTGGAAACTGCATCTTCCTCTGCCAGTACGACCGCCGCCGCTTCCCTCCCGAACTGCAGCTGGACCTGCTGCGCACTCACCCCCAGGTGATCATCGACCGGGAGATGTTCGACAACATCTATTACCTCCCACCCGGTGAGTTCCTGGAGAACATGGCCCCTTCCTTTGTTCTCGAACACCACTTCCAGCACCTGGGAGAGCGGAAGCGGTCCATCCTGCAGATGGAGGAAGCGCGCGCCTTCTCCAAGGCGGTAGTGGACACGGTGCGGGAACCCCTCCTGGTGTTGGACGTCGACCTCCGGATGGTGGCCGCCAACCGGTCCTTCTACCGCACCTTCCGCGTGACCCCGGAGGAGACGGAGGGAAAACCGATCTACGAACTGGGGAACCGACAGTGGGACATCCCCGCCCTGAGGGAGCTCCTGGAGGAGATCGTCCCCCGGAACACCAGCTTCGAGGATTACGCGGTGGAGCACGACTTTCCCCGCATCGGCAGGAAGGTCATGCTCCTCAACGCACGCCGCCTCTACCGGGAGGATGAACGCACCCAGCTCATCCTCCTGGCCATGGAGGACATCACCGAAAGACGGGCCGCCGAGGGGGAACTGCTCCGGCGCGAGAGGTACTTCCATCGCCTGATTGAGAACGCCTTCGACGCCGTCACCGTGCTCGACGCCGAGGGCCGTCACGTGTACGCCAGTCCCTCCACGGAGCGGGTGCTGGGGTGGAAGCCGGAGGAGCTGTTGGGAAAAACCGTCTTCGAGTTCATGCACCGGGAGGACCTTCCGCAGGTCACCCAGGCTTTCCGGAATGGCATCCGACACCCCGGCCAGGTAAATCGCGTCATCCACCGCTGGCGCGACCCGGAGGGGAACTGGCGCATCGTGGAGAGCTCGGGGGTGAACCTCCTGGACGACCCCTACGTGGGGGGCGTGGTGATAAACTGCCGGGATGTCACCCAGCAGACGCTGACCCAGCGACGCGTGAACCGCCTGAACCGGATGTTCCTCTCCCTGGGGGCCGATTTCCTCTCCAACATGGAGATAATCGTCCAGGCCTGCCGGGACATCCTGGAGGGAGAGGCGGCGGCCTACGCCCGCCGGGAGGGAGAAAAACTGGCCCTCCTCACTACCTTTCCCGGCGAGGAGGGCTTCCTTTTGCTCGATGACCTGGAGGTATTCGCCGGGCACCCGTTGCTGCGCGGGGAGGACGCCGGACCCCTTATCATAAAAGGGGATAAAGAGGAGGTGGTCCCGGGGAGGGACCCACTGGCCGTGGCCCATGGTTACCGCTGTTTCGCCGGCCTCCCCGTGATCGTGGGCGATATGGTCAAGGGGGTCCTCTCCGTCTACTGGCAACGGGTTCATGAACTGAACACCGAGGACCTGGAGACCTTCGCCACCCTGGCCCGAACCCTGGCCGTGGAGGAGGAGCGCCTCTCCCGAGAGGAGGGCCTCAAGGGCTTCATCGACGTGGCCTCCCACGAGCTGCGCCACCCGGTGACCATCATCCGGGGCTATGCCCTCACCCTCCGGGAACGCCTCAAGGGGAGGGGCGGAGGGGAGGAGATGGAGATGCTCACCGCCATCGACGAGGGATCCATCCGCCTGGTGCGCCTGGTGGAAAACTTGCTGGATGTCTCCCGCATCGAGCGCGGCCAGCTGGAGCTCGAGTGCCGGGAGACGGAGGTACTCCCCCTCCTGCACCGGGCGGTGGCCGAGGTGGGGATCATGGATCGCAAGGTCACCCTGCGGGCGAAGGGAGAGCTGGGGGCCTGCCGCCTGGACCCGGACCGCTTCCTGGAGGTGATGTTCATCCTGCTGGACAACGCCTTCAAGTTCTCCCCTCCGGGGTCGGAGGTGGTGGTGGAGGCGGAAAGGGACCGGGAAGGATATCTCTTTTCGGTCAGGGACCGTGGGGCCGGTATCCCGGAGAAGGAAAGGGCCCGGGTTTTCGACCGCTTCTACCAGGTGGAGAAGCCCCGCTTCCATTCCAAGCCGGGCGTGGGGATGGGGCTCTACATCGCCCGGGAGATCGTGGAGCGCCACGGCGGAAGGATATGGCACGAACCCAGGGAGGGAGGAGGATCCGTCTTCCGGTTCACCATACCCGGGTAG
- a CDS encoding CoA-transferase, whose amino-acid sequence MADYNTMEMMICAAARNLEDGKAVAVGTGAPCAAAMLAQKAHAPNLVIIFEAGGVAPLLPTMPISVGDSRTFYKAVMASGMCEVMETIQRGMVDYCFLGGAQIDMYGNLNSTVIGDWEKPKVRFPGSGGANDFGSLAWRIMVITPQDTRRFVERVDFITTPGYLDGPGARERAGLPANTGPYKVITNMAVMGYDPETKRMRVESIHKGYTFEDVQANTGFELLKAPEVVETPEPTEEELRLLREEVDPNRYIIGR is encoded by the coding sequence ATGGCGGATTATAACACCATGGAGATGATGATCTGCGCCGCCGCCCGCAACCTGGAGGACGGCAAGGCGGTGGCCGTGGGCACCGGCGCCCCCTGCGCTGCGGCCATGCTGGCCCAGAAGGCCCACGCCCCCAACCTGGTGATCATCTTCGAGGCCGGGGGCGTGGCCCCGCTCCTGCCCACCATGCCCATCTCGGTGGGGGACTCCCGCACCTTCTACAAGGCGGTGATGGCCAGCGGCATGTGCGAGGTCATGGAGACCATCCAGCGCGGCATGGTGGACTACTGCTTCCTGGGCGGGGCCCAGATCGACATGTACGGGAACCTCAACTCCACGGTCATCGGGGATTGGGAGAAGCCCAAGGTGCGCTTCCCCGGCTCGGGCGGGGCCAACGACTTCGGGTCCCTGGCCTGGAGGATAATGGTCATCACCCCCCAGGATACCCGCCGCTTCGTGGAGAGGGTGGACTTCATCACCACCCCCGGTTACCTGGACGGGCCGGGAGCCCGGGAGCGGGCCGGGCTCCCGGCGAACACCGGCCCCTACAAGGTGATCACCAACATGGCGGTCATGGGCTACGACCCGGAGACCAAGCGCATGCGGGTGGAATCCATCCACAAGGGGTACACCTTCGAGGACGTGCAGGCCAACACCGGGTTCGAGCTCCTCAAGGCCCCGGAGGTGGTGGAGACGCCGGAGCCCACCGAGGAGGAGCTCCGCCTGCTCCGCGAGGAGGTGGACCCCAACCGCTACATCATCGGGCGATAG
- a CDS encoding CoA-transferase → MFEVVAQGEGPLFMDPDADKAREFFRTKNRAMVSKVMTVSEAVGKFVHDGDYLAIGGFGANRIPTAVCHEIVRQRKKNLIFAGHTSTHDFQILAAGEVFNRCDIAYIIGLEARGLSPNARRYMESGKVECCEWTNYAMACRLKAAAMGVSFLPARNLMGTDTFKRSAAKIVKCPFTGEQYVLYPALWPDVSAIHVHEADIYGNARIKGISIADLELARASKRLIITTERLIPNEEIRSDPTATVIPYYLVDAVCEVPFGSYPGNMPYEYFSDEDHLRLWLTVEKDPEEFKKFLDKYIYKTRDFNQYLELCGGLERINQLRAVEHLIDLGGRG, encoded by the coding sequence ATGTTCGAAGTGGTTGCCCAAGGCGAGGGACCCCTGTTCATGGATCCCGACGCCGACAAGGCCCGCGAGTTCTTCCGCACCAAGAACCGGGCCATGGTTAGCAAGGTCATGACCGTCAGCGAGGCGGTAGGCAAGTTCGTCCACGACGGCGACTACCTGGCCATAGGCGGTTTCGGCGCCAACCGCATCCCCACCGCCGTGTGCCACGAGATAGTGCGCCAGCGCAAGAAAAACCTCATCTTCGCCGGCCACACCTCCACCCATGATTTCCAGATACTGGCAGCCGGCGAGGTGTTCAATCGCTGCGACATCGCCTACATCATCGGCCTGGAGGCGCGCGGGCTCTCTCCCAACGCCCGGCGCTACATGGAAAGCGGGAAGGTGGAATGCTGCGAGTGGACCAACTACGCCATGGCCTGCCGGCTGAAGGCGGCGGCCATGGGGGTTTCCTTCCTGCCGGCGCGCAACCTCATGGGCACGGACACCTTCAAGCGCAGCGCGGCCAAGATAGTAAAGTGCCCCTTCACCGGGGAGCAGTACGTGCTCTACCCTGCCCTCTGGCCGGACGTCTCCGCCATCCACGTCCACGAGGCGGACATCTACGGGAACGCGCGCATCAAGGGCATCTCCATCGCCGACCTGGAGCTGGCCCGGGCCTCCAAGCGGCTGATCATCACCACCGAGAGGCTCATCCCCAACGAGGAAATCCGTTCCGACCCCACGGCCACGGTCATCCCCTACTACCTGGTGGACGCGGTCTGCGAGGTCCCCTTCGGGAGCTACCCCGGCAACATGCCCTATGAATACTTCTCCGACGAGGATCATCTGCGGCTGTGGCTGACGGTGGAGAAGGATCCCGAGGAGTTCAAAAAATTTCTGGACAAGTACATCTACAAGACCCGCGACTTCAACCAGTACCTGGAGCTCTGCGGCGGCCTGGAGCGCATCAACCAGCTGCGCGCCGTGGAACACCTCATCGACCTGGGAGGGAGGGGGTGA